The following nucleotide sequence is from Pseudomonas sp. RC10.
GGGGGAGGCGACGATCACCTGGCCGGTTTCGCCGATGCAGCGGGCAGTCAAGGGGCTGTCGGGCAGGTCACCGAAGCGGATCGCCACGTCGGCCTGGCCCGCGAGAATGTCGACGATTTCATCGCCCAGGGTCAGATCCACGAGGATTTCCGGGTACTGCGCGCTGAACGCGGCGATCAGCGGCACGATGGTAAGGCGACCGTGTGCCAGCGCTGCGCTGACCCTCAGGCGCCCTCGTGGGACACCTTGGCTTGTGATGGCTTCTTCGACTTCGGCCATGTCCGCCAGAATGCGCCGCGCACCGCGCAGGTACGTTTCGCCTTCGGCGGTGAGGGCAATCGCCCGGGTCGTGCGCAACAGCAGGCGGGTTCCAATGCGTTGCTCGGTACGGGCGATGATCCGGCTGACGGCCGAGGGCGTGAGGTCCAGTGCCCGGGCAGCCGCTGAGAAGCTTCCCGTCTGGGCCACCTTGGCGAACACCTCCATCTCACCCGACTTACCGTTGAGGTCCATTTGTGCTCCTGACGCAAAAGTGCTTGTACAGAAAGCGGTCTACCGCCTTTAAAGCGGTGATCGTAGCATTTGCGGCATAGATAAGGAGCTTCTCATGCGTATCAATCCACCCCTCATCGCGCTCTCGATCGGTGCCTTTGGCATCGGCGTGACCGAGTTTGCGCCCATGGGCATGTTGCCCGGTATTGCCGCCGACCTCGGCGTTTCCATCCCAACCGCCGGGCTGCTGGTCAGCGCCTATGCATTGGGCGTGCTCATCGGCGCGCCCCTGATGACCCTGACCACCGGAAAAATTCCACGGCGTGCTCTGCTGATCGGCTTGATGGCCATTTTCACGTTGGGCAACCTGATGTCGGCGCTGGCGACCAACTACGAAAGTCTGCTCATCGCCCGGGTGGTGACCTCACTGAACCACGGCGCGTTTTTCGGCATTGGCTCGATTGTCGCTGCCAGCGTGGTGGCGCTTGAGAAACGGGCAGGGGCCGTCGCCGCCATGTTCATGGGGCTGACCATCGCTACGATTGGCGGGGTGCCGCTGGCCAGTTGGTTCGGCGAAATGCTGGGTTGGCGAACGGCGTTCTGGGGCATTGCCGGTCTCGGTTTTGTGGCAATGATTTCCCTCTGGTTCGCCTTGCCTAACCTGCCGCTGCCGAAGAGTGACGGCGTGATGGCGGAGGTTCGGGTGTTGCTCCGGGGATCGGTGCTGTCTGCCTTGGCGCTGACGGTCATCGGCTCGGGCGCGATGTTCACGGTGTTCACCTACATCGCGCCGATCCTGCAAAGTGAAACCCACGCCTCCACCGGGTTCATTACCGCCATGCTGGTGCTGTTCGGTGTGGGCCTGACGCTGGGCAATGTGTGGGGTGGCAAGGCGGCGGATCGCTCGGTCGACCGGACATTGATCGTCTCGCTGGTGGTGTTGATCGTGGTGTTGCTGGCGTTCTCGGTGCTCATGCGCTGGCCGCTGCCGACCGCGCTGGCGATTCTGGTCTGGGGCGCGGCGAGCTTTGCCTTGGTGCCGCCGTTGCAGATGCGGGTGATGGAAGCCGCGAAAGACGCACCGAACCTGGCCTCGGCGGTGAACATCGGCGCGTTCAACTTCGGCAATGCCATCGGTGCTGTGTTGGGCGGCGCGGTGATCAATGCGGGTCTGGGCTACCCCGCGATTTCGCTGGCGGGAGCCATGATGGCGGGGCTGGGCCTGTTGATGGTGTTGGGGTTTGCCTGGCGCGCGCGGTCCCGCTCGGTAGGGTATGCCTGACAAGGCGAGTGCGCCCGGATGTGCTGCCACGCCGCAGCACATCCGGGCGAAGCGGTGCCCGTCGTTATTCCATCGCTTCCGCGACCCCCTGATCCTCCCCCAGAAACCCGCCGCTCTGGTGCTGCCAGAGCCGTGCGTAGGTGCCGTTCTTTTCGAGCAATTCGGCGTGAGTGCCTTGTTCGATGATCCGGCCTTCATCCATGACGATCAGCCGATCCATCGCCGCGATGGTGGACAGCCGGTGGGCGATGGCGATCACGGTCTTGCCCTGCATCATTTCATCGAGGCTTTCCTGAATGGCGACCTCGACTTCCGAATCCAGCGCGCTGGTGGCTTCGTCCAGCAGCAGGATCGGCGCGTTCTTGAGCATCACTCGCGCGATTGCCACGCGTTGGCGCTGGCCGCCGGAGAGTTTGATGCCGCGTTCGCCGACCAGCGTGTCGTAGCCAGAGTGGCCTTGCTTGTCGCTCAACTGACGGATAAACCCATCGGCCTGGGCCATGCGGGCGGCTTCGTAAACGTGCTCGTCGGTGGCGTCGGGCCGGCCGTAGGCGATGTTGTCGCGGATGGAGCGGTGCAGCAGCGAGGTGTCCTGCGTGACCATGCCGATAGCGCTGCGCAGGCTGTCCTGAGTGACGTGGGCGATATCTTGGCCATCGATGTGAATCCGGCCTTTGTCCACATCATAGAAGCGCAGCAGCAAGTTGATCAGCGTGGATTTGCCGGCGCCGGAACGACCCACCAGGCCGATCTTTTCACCCGCACGAATGCTCAGGCTCAAGCCGTCGAGCACCTGGCGTTCGCCGTTGTAGTTAAAGCTCACGTTGTCGAAGGTGACGGCGCCGCCGGAGGTCGCCAGTACACTTGCGTCGGGCGCGTCCTGCACCTTGGGGCCGCGCGTGAAAGTGGTCATGCCGTCCTGCACGGTGCCGATGCTCTCGAACAGCGAGGTCATCTGCCACATGATCCAGTGAGACATGCCGTTGATGCGCAAGGCCATGGCCGTGATCGCCGCCACTGCACCCGCACCGACGTCGCCCTGATGCCAGAGCCACAGCGCGTAGCCACCGGCGCCGAAGATCAACCCGACCACCAGCGCCTGATTGACGATCTCGAACTGGCTCACCAGACGCATCTGGCGAAAGCCCGTGTGCTTGAAGTCTTCCATTGCCGCGCGGGCGAAGTGCGCCTCACGCTTGGAGTGAGAAAACAGCTTCACGGTGGTGATGTTGGTGTACGCATCGGAGATGCGCCCGGTCATCGACGAACGTGCGTGGGCCTGTTCCTGCCCGACCTTGCCCAGACGCGGCACGAAGTACCACATCGCCAGGCCAAACAGCACGATCCAGGCAATGAAAGGCAGCATCAGCTTCAGCGCGAAGCCACCGGCCAGCGCAATGATCGCGATGAAATACACGCCGATGCCGGGGGCGATTTCGATCAGGGTGAACAGCACTTCGCGCACGGCCAGGGCAGTCTGCATCACCTTCGTGGTGACCCGGCCCGAGAACTCGTCAGAAAAAAACGATAGGCTTTGCCGCAGCATCAGGCGGTGAAAGTCCCAGCGCAGCCGCAGTGGCAAGTTAATCGCCAGCACCTGGTGCTGCACCATTGTGCGCAAGGCCACCAGCCCGACGCTGGTCACCAGCACGATGCCGATGCCCCACAGTACGCGGCTTTCCTGCGCGACCGCCGCGTCTCCGCCGTCTTTCCAGGAAGAGAGCAGGTCCACCACTTGGCCCAGAAAGGAAAACAGCCAGGCTTCGTAGATCGAGACCCCGGCGCTGAGCAGGGCGAGGGCGAGCACATAGCCACGAGCGCCACGGGTGCAGGCCCACAAAAACCGCACCAGACCGTCCGGTGGCGGCGGGACTTCGTCTGGCGGGAAAGGGTCGAGCCATCGTTCAAATGCGCGAAGCATTGGGTTCTCCATCACGTTTCAGTCGGGGGATTTTGCCATTGAACGGTATCGATGAGGGGATAACCGCTCTCGCGCACCGATATCGAGAGGCGTCCTGCACTTTCGTCTCGCATCGTCGAGCGCGTTGCGACTCAGCGCACACGCAATCGACTCTGCACGGCAAGGTCCAGTGCTTTCTGCATGTCCAGCCGGGCCGAGCGCCCCACATCCTTGTCGTTCAAACGATGGTCACGCTCCGAGGGGAGGATCGGTGCCGTCAGGTCTTCTGCGTCCATGGGCTCGAAATCGTAATTGTCACCGAGGGTCAGCGCGCTGCGCCGCAATAGCATGCGCAGCTGCTCGGGTGTCAGGTCGGGGTTGATTGACAGCATGGCCGCCACGACGCCGGTGACCATTGGCGTCGCGTAAGACGTACCGCAATGCACGGCGCCGGTCTGATCGGGGGCTTGGGTGGAGGCGTGGACGCAGGCCGAGGCCGTGATATCCACGCGCATGTCGATGTTCGAGCTGTTGCGTTTGACCGCGTAAGCCGGGTCATCGACGGAGAGGTCGGCCCGGTCGCTTCGCTGGTGTCCGCCCACCACCAACAGCTGGTCGGTGATGAATGACGACGGCAGGCGGTACTCATCCGTGCCCGAAAACGAGGCGCCGTTCCCGGCGGAATTGATCACGATCACGTCCGGGTGTTCCTTGCGCAGCCACAGGAAAAACTCCTCCAGCAGTTCTTCGTAACCGCTCATGGCGATGCCCGAGCGCAGCAACGAATCGACGTCGTCGCCGTTGACGTTCTTCGCGCCGACGCGGTGAATCCCCCAACTCCAGTTCAGCACCCGCACACCGTCTTCGACGAGGTTCACCGAGGCGGCAATGTTGGCGGTGATGCCTGCGTCGGAATTACGCTCGACGATCACCTCGAAGCCGCCGCTGGCCGGGTCGAGCCCCTTGAGAAAACCCGTATTGCCGCCGTTGTCCCACGCGGCGGCAAGAATGCCCGCGACCGTAGTGCCGTGGCCATCGGGTTTTTGCGCGTCCCGGGCGTACACGCAGGTGCGCGGCACGCTGCAATCACCGAGGTAGCCCGCGAAGTCAGCCGTGTCGAAGTCGACATCTCGCTCGATCAGGCCAATGCGCATCGGTTGAGGATGAAGGGGGGCTTGCGACGCCGGGATGCGGCGCCGGTAGTAATTCACGGCATCCAGAAAACGGTTCGCCGCCCACTCATCCGAGTCCACGTCAGGCTTGTCGGCGACCGGGCGGGGGGCGTCGGCTTCCTCGTTTTTTTCTGGCGCTGATTCTTCGACCACCACCGCGTCCACGCTGGTTTCGCTGCCCAACCGCAGCACCAGCGCGTCCCGCTCCACCAGGTTTTTCGCGGGCAGGCGCAGTTGATACAGGTTCAGCGGCGCAATGCTGCCCACCACCGTCGCGCCGTATTTGGCCGCCAGACGCGTGGCCTCCTGACGGCCATCGTGGTCCTCCTCGATCAACAGGCTCACCAGATCGACGTACGTGGTCAGGCCGTCCATGTTTTTGGCCACTTCGTTCGGTTTCGCAGCGACCACGTGGCTGCCCTGGGCGGTCAGCCACACTGCGTTGCTCGAACGGTCGCCCTGTTTCACCACCAGCGGTCCGCTGGCGTGGTCGCGCGCGTTCAGGCGGATGTTCAGGCTGTCGCCGTCGCGCTGTACCGTTTGCGCGGGTAACGGCTTGCCGTCGAGGGTCAGGGTCGCAGTGTCCGGGGTCAGGCCCCGCACCTCAGCGCACCACGTGGAATGCTCGCGGTCCAGCAGGTCGCCGCACCGGTTCAGGCGTTCCAGCCGTAGCGGCACCTGCGCGTCGACCAGCGGGCTGAACGCCAGGAAAAAGAAGGCGCTGAAGGTGGCAAGAGAGTAGGGCATCGGCCGATGGCTCATTAAAGAAAGGGCTGGTATTCCGACTGAAAGCCAGTGTGCTTCGTTCAATACCATGCCCAGACAACGGCCTCGGATTACCCTGGCTTCAGCGCGAGCCTACCTTCTGTGGAAAGCGCCTCGAATCACACGGCGGAAGATGAGAATCTCGCGCACAGCATTGCGGCGATGCCGGCAACTATTGCGATGAGGGCTGCGACGACGGGAATGGCCACCATCGCGTAACCCGCGGACAGCACGAGGCTGCCCGCCCAGGACCCCAGTGCCACGCCAACGTTGAACGCCGAAATATTCAAGGTCGAGACCAGGTTGGGTGCTCCGGTGCCAAATCGCATCACGTTGACCTGGGTGACCGGGATGGCCGCGAAGGTGGCAACGCCCCACAGGAACCAGTTGAGTTGCGATAACAGCCAGTACGGGCTGCTCCATCTCAGCGTCAGCGAAACCACCGAAATGGCGACCGCGATCAGAATCAGAGCACGATTGACGTTCCAGTCGGCCAACTTTCCTCCGAGCAGGCTACCCACGGTCATGCCGACGCCGACCAGGAAAAGGCTTCGCGTCACGCCGTCTCCGGTGAGCCCCGTGACGTCCCGCAACAGGGGGGCGATGAACGTGAACAACGGAAACGCGCAGCCTGTGAACAGTGCGGTCACGCCCAGCGTCGCCCATATGCGCAGATCCTTGAGCGCCCGCAGTTCTGCCCGTAGATCGGGTTTTGCATCGTTGTCGTTGGCTGGAATGAGCATCGACAGACCGATCACGGCGAGGACGCCCACGCCCGCAATGGCCCAGAACGGAGTGCGCCAGCCGTCCCATTGCCCCAGTGCCGTGCCTATCGGAACGCCTGCGATGGTGGCCAGGGTCAAGCCGAGAAACATGGTGGCAATGGCCGTTGCTTTGCGATGTTCCGGGACGAGATTGGCGGCCATGACTGCACCAATGCCGAAAAAAGCACCTTGCCCGAGGGACGTCACCACGCGTGCCGCCAGCAGTGAGACATAGCTCGCCGCAAGCACGCAAAGCAGGTTGCCGATCACGAACAGAACCATGAGGGCCATCAACGAGCTCTTGCGGGAAAACCGTGACGTGATGAGGCTCATGATCGGCCCACCGACAGCGATTCCCAGTGCGTAGGCGGTGACCACCCACCCGGCCATCGGCACCGAGACCTGCAGATCGGCGGCGATGTCAGGCAGCAAGCCCATCATCACGAATTCACACGTGCCCAGAATAAAGGTGGCGAGTGTGAGGACGAAGACGGCGATCGGAATTCGATCGTTCGCCTTGCGTATGGCTGAGGTGTCTTGCACGTGAGCTCCTGCGACCCGTGTCGCTGCGGATAGAGAAAAAGGGAAGGAGGGGGAACGCCCTTGTTTCAAGCAAGCCCGAGGGTTTATCCACGGCCACTTCTACAAGGGCGGGCAGGCTTAGGCGCCGTAGCCGCCGTCGACAGCAAATCCGGCGCCAGTGATGTGCCCGGCGGTGGAACCGCTCAAAAAGGCCACCATCGCTGCAACGTCTTCGGTCTTGCCGTAGCGACCCAGCGCGATGGCGTCACGCATGGCGTCGGAACCTTCGCCGTCGGCGGGGTTCATGTCGGTGTCGGTCGGGCCGGGATGGACGATGTTGACGGTGATGCCACGCGGCCCCAAGTCCCGCGCCAGTCCCTTGGTGAAGGCAATCAGCGCCGCCTTGCTCATCGAATAGATGCTCAGGTTGGGCATCGGCACGCGCTCGGCCAGAACGCTGCCAAGGTTGATGATGCGGCCGCCGTCGGGCAAGTGCGGCAGTGCCGCCTGGCTGGCCAGGATCACCGACTTGATGTTGATGTCGACGACACTGTTCAGCGTCGCCAGATCAAGCGCCTCCAATGGCCCGTACTGGAAGATCCCGGCGTTGTTGATCAGGATGTCCAGGCCGCCCAGTGCGTCGACGGCCTGGTCGATCGAATCTTTCACCGCTTGTGGGTCGGCACTGTTGGCTTGAAACGCAAAGGCCTTGCGCCCGGTTGCGTTGATCTCTGCGACCAGCGCTTCGGCTTTGTCGCGGGACCGTTCGTAGGTAATGGCGACATCCGCACCTTCGGCAGCCAGCGCCAAGGCAATGGACTTGCCGATGCCGCGACTGGCGCCGGTCACCAAAGCTCGTTTTCCGTTAAGAGTGGACATCTTCTTTTCTCCTGACATAAATGAGGCGGCCGCCCTGTCACATGTGAACAGTTCAGCCGCCTGTTGGTAGTGCGTTATTACCGTGTTGATCGCCGCCAATCGACGGGTCTGAAGTCGACGCATGTTGTCTCCATCAATCCAATGAAAGAGTTCAACCGTTATAAAAAGAGCTTGTTAAATAAGTGCGTGGTTGAACGCGAAACACCGTGCTCAACTCACTGTGAGTACGATCGTTAACGTGAGCCGATCTAAACGTGGCCATAAGTTCAGAGACGAGCGTGCGGTGCGTCAGACCTTTATATGAAGATTGCCCTGTTGGGCGCTGGCAGCCTGGCCCTGTTGTTGAAGCGAGGACGTTGCACGTTGTCTGGCGTTTTGTATTCGGGCGAAGTCGTCGAGGTTCTGCAGTGCATGGACCGTTTTGATGTAGTCCGGCACGACATGAAAACCGTATTCATCAAGGCCTGAAGTCGCGGTGCGCAGGCTCGAGATTCGTGCGGCAAAGTAATCGAGTGCATTCATTTTCTCGTTCGGCCGTGTCTGATTGCCAAGTGCATCGAGGTGCGTTCCTGCCGCGACCATCAAATTGGCCGTGATTTTATCGATCAAGCCCAACGCATAAAGATTTTTGCTGATCAAACCTAATTCGACAGGTGTGACGGCGCTGATATCGAATTGCGAAAAGCTGGCGCCTAGCCCCAACTTCTCCAGCGCAGCGGTGTCCAGAACACCCTCCTTCTTTCCGATCTCTCTTAATACCTGTTGCGTGGTAAACGATGAACTTGCACGCGTCGTTGCACTGGCCATTTTAATGGACACGGCGCCAAGCGAAGTTCCGACGGCACTGGGCATTTCATCACCTTTACAAGAGTCGATAGTGTGTCGGGTGCAGCGAGGTGCCACCGGGGGTGGGAGCGGCGAAAGTTCCGCGTACGCCTGTCACGAATACATCAGGGCCGTATCCGGTGAACTGTCATCGTCATCATCCGGCGACAGCCCTGACTGGGCCTTTTGGCTCAGTGCCTCCAACCATATTTCGTGCTGTTCGATGAGGCCCTGCGTGAAGCGGTCGGTGGCCCAGATCCCCAGCGTGCTGATCTGCGTTTCATCGGTGATGACCAAGGTCTGAGTCTCGGAAAGCGGGTGCAAATACCAGGTGTGATAAGCCATGACCCCTTCGGCACGTGCGACCCATCCCAAACGTTTTTCGAATTCGAAATCATGAACGGTGGAGGTGAGGCGGAACCCGAACGTCGACCATTTGAAGACAGAGCCCGCCTTCAGCGCAGGGCCGGGCCAGATGACAAATTCCACGTCCTGAGCGTTGGCGTACCACTGGGGCCAACGCCGGGCATAGGTGAGCCATGCCCATACCTTGGACACTGGCGCCGGGATCACCTTCTCATTGCGAGCGCACAGTGGTGCGTTCCTCGGATGGTAGGCCTCGGGCCAATGAATGTCGGCTCTCAGGGTCGGCAGCAATGCATGAAGTGCCTGTTTATCCATGGGGCTTACCTCGAGTGAGATTGAAGAACGGTATGGATGAAGCATTTGGGGTTCACGAGGCTCTGATCGGAGATCGCGGGACGACATGTTCGCCCGACGCCAGAAGCACCTCGGCGGCAGGGCGCTGCCCGAATCTCGGTCGAGACGTGATGCAGCGCAGACTAGGATTGCCGTGATACAACTACAAACAATCGTTTTTTGTATGAGATACAAATATGAACAAGGTATCCCGGCTGGGCGTCAGGCAACTGCGCATCTTCGCTGCGTTGCTCAAGACGCGAAACCTGAGTGCCGTTGCTGACCAGATGGGGCTGACGCAGCAGGCGGTCAGCGCCAACCTGACGACGTTGCGTGAGGTCTTCAGCGATCCATTGTTTGCCCGCACCGGCCGAGGTGTGATGCCCACGGCACTGGCGCTCGAACTGCGCGGCGAAGTGGATGACATTCTTGCGGCACTCGAGCGGCTGGTAGAGCGCGCTCCGTTCGATCCCGCTCAAGTGGTCGGCACATTGAACGTCTCGGCGTCGGATTACGCCCATCAAGTTGTCATTGCGCCCAAGCTGGCTCAGATCCGGCAACAGGCGCCCGGTCTGAAGCTGATCCTCAGCGAAATGCTGGTCGATGCGGTGGCCAACAAGATGGCGAGCGGCGAAATCGATCTGGTCATTTCCTTGAATGATTACGTTCCGGCGCATTTCTCCCGGCAAACGCTGTTCGACGAGCACTACGTCTGTGTCGCAGGGGCGGGCTCACCCCTCGCAAAAGGGCGCATCAGCCTGTCGACATTGGCTCGACAACCCCATGTCGTGGTATCCCCGGCGCGGGCTAATCTCATCGGTTCCGCCGATGGCTGGTTCCAGGCCCGTGGCCTCACGCGTGAGGTGATTCTGTCGGTCCCGCATTTTCTGCTGGTGCCGTCGATGGTCAGCACCGCGAACGCGGTCGCGTTCCTTCCCTCGCGCTTACTGCCATCCCCCGGCCTGGTGGCGCTGCGGCTGGAGGATGATGCTTGCCCGCCTGGCTATCAACTCATTGCGGCGTGGCACCCTCGCTCCAATTCGAATCCGCTGATCAACTGGCTCGTCGGGTTGCTGTCTTCCTGAGCAGGCGGTGCGAGTCAAGGTCGTGATAGTGGCGGCAAACGCCACAATCAGTGTCCGCATGCGTCGTTTATCAATCCACCGCCCCCTCCCACAATGGCCGCCCTCGGTTCCCTTGGCATCAGCGGGGAACAATACAGCCAGGGCGCTAGGCCCTCAGGCTTCAAATCCGGACAGTGGAAAATATGACGATGTCAGCGAATCGCAGGCGGTGGGGTGTGGCAGTGACGGCCGTGTTAATCGTGGGTGGCGGGTTGGGTGTGGGCTCGTCGCAGAGAACGCCTCACGGGGTGATCGGTTTTGCCGAAGCGGCAGGCGCGGTCCAGGCTACGGAAGTGGGTGTGGCGGTGGTCAACGCGCAGCCGGTCACGGAGCGTCAGGGGTATTCCGGCCGACTACAGGCTATCGACGACATTGCGATTCGGCCGCTGGTGTCCGGGACCCTCGTCGGTGTGCATTTCAAAGACGGCAGTCTGGTGAAGCGGGGCGACGTGCTGTTCAGCATCGACCCCAAGCCGTATCAGGCCGAAGTGGACCGTGCGGCGGGTGTCCTCGCCGCCTCCCAGGCTCGCGTGGCATTCGCATCCGCCGATGCGGCACGCGCCGAGCGGCTCATTGCAAGCAACGCCATCTCCAAACGGGACCTGGACGAGAAGGTCAACGCGTTGCGCGAGACACAGGCGAACGTCAAGACCGCGACGGCGGCACTGGACGCCGCCAACATCAATCTTGGCTATACGCGTGTGAAAGCACCGGTGGCGGGGCGGGTGTCGCGGGCGGAACTGACCGTGGGCAATACCGTAGCCAGTGGCGCCTCTGCTCCGGTGCTGACGACGCTGGTTTCGGTGTCACCGATTTATGCGGCGTTCGACGTCGACGAGCAGACCTACCTGGCGTACCTGTGTTGTTCATCGGGTGCTCCGGTGCCAGTGTCCCTCGGTTTGGCGAACGAGACCGGTTATTCCCGCAGCGGCGTGATCGATTCTGTCGACAACCAGATGAACAGCGGCTCCGGCACCATCCGCGTGCGCGCCCGCTTCGATAACCTCGATGGTGCGCTGTTGCCGGGCCTCTATGCGCGCATTCAGGTGTCGGCAGGCCGAGCCCACGATCGGGTGTTGATCAACGATGCGGCGGTGGGGACCGATCAGACCCGCAAGTACGTGCTGGTCGTCGATGAGCAAGAGCGGGCGCAGTATCGGCAGGTCGAACTGGGCAACCTCCACGACGGATTGCGCATCGTTCTAAGCGGGCTTCAGCCGGGTGAACGGATCATCGTCAACGGCGTGCAGCGCGTGCGGCCCCAGGAAAAGGTCAGTGTTCAAACCGTCGACATGGCGAATCTGAGCCCTTCCATCAAGCCTGCAGCCTAAGCGACGGATTCTTTCATGAACATCTCGAGATTTTTTATCGACCGGCCGATCTTCGCCGGTGTGTTGTCCGTGCTGGTGGTGCTCGCCGGGCTGATCGCGCTGGCCAGGCTGCCGTCCGCCGAATACCCCGAAGTGGTGCCGCCTTCTGTGCTGGTGCATGCGCAATACCCGGGCGCCAGTTCGAAGGTCATTGCCGAAACCGTTGCCTCTCCGATCGAAGAGCAGATCAATGGTGTCGAGGACATGCTTTATATGCAGTCGCAGGCGACCAGCGACGGCCAGATGACCACCACCGTGACATTCAAGCTCGGGACCAACCCTGACCTGGCGCAGCAACTGGTGCAAACCCGCGTGGCGCAGGCGTTGCCGCGTCTGCCCGAGGACGTCCAGCGCCTGGGGGTGACCTCGATCAAGTCCTCGCCGACGCTCACCATTGCGGTGAACCTGGTGTCACCCGACCGTCGCTACGACCGGGCTTACCTGCGCAATTACCTGTTGATCAACGTGCGCGATCGCCTGGCGCGGATTCCCGGCGTCGGCGAGGCGCGGCTCTGGGGCGGTGGCGATTACGCGATGCGCGTCTGGCTGGACCCGCAAAAGATTGCGCGGCTGGACATGACTGCTTCCGATGTGGTGAACGCCATCCGTGAGCAAAACGTTCAAGTGGCAGCGGGCATGGTCGGCGGTTCCCCCATGATCGCCAACGTTCCGCAGCAGCTGACCATCGACGCCCAGGGGCGGTTGAAAACCGAGCAAGAGTTCCTCGACATCATCTTGAAGTCATCCCCCGGCGGCGCGATTACGCGACTCTCGGATGTGGCGCGGGTCGAGATGGGCGCTGCCGAATACGGCCTTCGTTCATTGCTCGACAATGAGCAGTCGGCTCAGGTGGTGATCTTCCAGCAGCCCAACGCCAACTCGCTGCAGATTTCCAAAGACGTGCGCGCCGCCATGGCTGAGTTGCGCGCGGACATGCCCGAGGACATGGATTACCGGATTGCCTACGACCCCAGTCAGTTCGTCCAGGAAAGCATCAACGCGGTGATCATG
It contains:
- a CDS encoding efflux RND transporter periplasmic adaptor subunit, which encodes MAVTAVLIVGGGLGVGSSQRTPHGVIGFAEAAGAVQATEVGVAVVNAQPVTERQGYSGRLQAIDDIAIRPLVSGTLVGVHFKDGSLVKRGDVLFSIDPKPYQAEVDRAAGVLAASQARVAFASADAARAERLIASNAISKRDLDEKVNALRETQANVKTATAALDAANINLGYTRVKAPVAGRVSRAELTVGNTVASGASAPVLTTLVSVSPIYAAFDVDEQTYLAYLCCSSGAPVPVSLGLANETGYSRSGVIDSVDNQMNSGSGTIRVRARFDNLDGALLPGLYARIQVSAGRAHDRVLINDAAVGTDQTRKYVLVVDEQERAQYRQVELGNLHDGLRIVLSGLQPGERIIVNGVQRVRPQEKVSVQTVDMANLSPSIKPAA
- a CDS encoding LysR family transcriptional regulator codes for the protein MNKVSRLGVRQLRIFAALLKTRNLSAVADQMGLTQQAVSANLTTLREVFSDPLFARTGRGVMPTALALELRGEVDDILAALERLVERAPFDPAQVVGTLNVSASDYAHQVVIAPKLAQIRQQAPGLKLILSEMLVDAVANKMASGEIDLVISLNDYVPAHFSRQTLFDEHYVCVAGAGSPLAKGRISLSTLARQPHVVVSPARANLIGSADGWFQARGLTREVILSVPHFLLVPSMVSTANAVAFLPSRLLPSPGLVALRLEDDACPPGYQLIAAWHPRSNSNPLINWLVGLLSS